The DNA window ATAAAAAAATCCCGGGAAAATCCGGGATTTTTTTTGAGCCAACTACGGGACTTGAACCCGTGACCTCTTCCTTACCAAGGAAGCACTCTACCGCTGAGCTAAGTCGGCCTGAACCAAAAAAATCACACTGTGAGCGTGATTTTTATGTGAGCGGAAGACGGGGGTCGAACCCGCGACATTCAGCTTGGAAGGCTGACGCTCTACCAACTGAGCTACTTCCGCAATTCTGTTTCCAAAATTATTGGTAACGCTGTGCAAACTTAGGAAAATCCTGTGAAATCTGCAACACTTTTTTCTAATATAAAATGTGGGGAGAGCAGGATTCGAACCTACGAAGCCGAAGCAACTGAGTTACAGTCAGTCCCATTTAGCCACTCTGGAATCTCCCCAGATATTTTATATTAATGAGCCTCCAGAGGGATTCGAACCCACGACCCCGAGATTACAAATCACGTGCTCTGGCCAACTGAGCTATGGAGGCAAATTAAAAGACTGAAGCTTGTGGGAAATGCTACCCGAAGCGGATCAGTAGTTAAAAAAAAATCACGCCCTCTGGTGTGATTTTGAGCGGAAGACGGGGGTCGAACCCGCGACATTCAGCTTGGAAGGCTGACGCTCTACCAACTGAGCTACTTCCGCAATTCTGTTTCCAAAATTATTGGTAACGCTGTGCAAACTTAGGAAAATCCTGTGAAATCTGCAACATTTTTTTCTAATATAAAATGTGGGGAGAGCAGGATTCGAACCTACGAAGCCGAAGCAACTGAGTTACAGTCAGTCCCATTTAGCCACTCTGGAATCTCCCCAGATATTTTATATTAATGAGCCTCCAGAGGGATTCGAACCCACGACCCCGAGATTACAAATCACGTGCTCTGGCCAACTGAGCTATGGAGGCAAATTAAAAAGAATTCAAAAGATCGCTGTTCCTTTTTGCGAGTGCAAATATAGAACGGATTTTTTGAATTCTCAAATTTTTCAGGGCTTTTTTTTGAGTTTTTTATCTAAGCCATTTCTTTTTTCTTGATTAGTAGCTTTTTAGCAGCATCTACACAAAGATCCAGGCTTTCTTCAAATGTGGTGCTGGTCTTTTTTACCACGATATCCTCTCCCGGAACCGCCAGGATCACTTCGGCAGTTTTGTTGGCCCTGTCCGAGGTATTTTCTACTTTAAGAAACACTTTGCATTCATGGATCTTGTCATAGAATGTTTCCAGTTTCGTTACTTTTTTGTCGATGTGCGTTTCCAGTGGTTCGTGAGGAGTTAAACCAATTGATTGTACGGTGATCTTCATAATTCATCTTTTTTAGACGCTCTTGGATGAGCCTTATTAAACACTTTTTTCAATTGTTCGATATTGGCATTCGTATAGACCTGCGTGCTTGCAAGGCTGGAATGTCCCAATATGTTCTTTACTTTAGAAATTTCCGCCCCGTTGTCTAGCACATGGGTTGCAAAACTGTGCCTGAGGATATGAGGGCTTTTTTTCTGCTTGGATGTTATCAGACTAAGGTACTTATTAACCACCAGATAAACAAATTTTTCGGTGAGTTTTTTCCCCTTGCCGTTGACGAAGAAACAGGAAGCATACTCTTCCTGCGGCTGCCGTACCAAGAGATATTTTCTAAGCAGGGAGGCAAGCGATTCAGATATGGGAACCATCCTTTGTTTATTTCCTTTTCCCAGGATCTTCATCATGCATCCATCCAGGTCAACATGCTCAAATATCAGGCCACAAAGCTCGGCTTTCCGCATACCGGTCTGGTATAAGACTTCGATGATGCATTGGTCTAGTATATCGTATCCGCCTTCTGAAATCCGGTTTCCGAGCGTAACCATCTCTTCTTCAGAAATGGGGATCTGCTTTTCAGGGTAAAACTTAAGGGAAGCAATGCCTTCAGCCGGCGAAACGGTGATCTCCCCTATTTTGAGGAGGAAAAGATAGAAACTCCGCAAAGAGGAAAGTTTCCTGTTGATGCTTCTTTTGGAAATGTCTTTTTCGCTGAGCTCAACGATGAAGTTCCGGATGACTTTCTTGTTGACGGCTTTAAGGTCTTCCGAAGACTCGGTTTCCAGGCAGAAACGGGAAAAGTCTTCCAGGTCTTTTTTATAGCTTGTAATCGTATGGGGAGAATACCTTTTTTCCAACTGCAGGTATTCTAAAAATTTATCCAGCATCATCATGATATCAAAACAAAAAATTCACTCCTCAAATATAGTATTTAAGAAGTGAATTGATATGTGTTTAAGAAAATTTTTCTTAAGCCTGCTCCTCTTTGCTAAGCTCTCTTTGTTTGTGAGCCGCCTTTAATCTGGCTTGTCTCAAAGTTACAGAAGGTTTAACAAATTGCTGTCTTGCTCTTAGCTGACGAACAGTTCCGGTTTTGTCAAATTTTCTTTTATATTTCTTTAATGCTCTATCGATGGATTCACCATCTTTTACAGGAATTATTAACATAGTTTACATCTCATTTTGGACTGCAAAAATAATGCTTTTTTATATCATGGCCAAATTATGTGAAAGAAAAAACACATTCTGTTGTAGGCAACTTAATGCATATAAGGTAAAAAAACCTTTTGATAAAGCTATTTCAGAACAATATATCCTTTATAAAAATGTTGAATATAAGTTTTACATTATCACACCTATTTAAATGCTTCCGATCGTCTATTCTAAAAGCCATCATCCATATGAACGCTATTTAAACAAAATTCCGTATCTTTGTAATCACTTTATTCATGGGGTTGACTGGTTTCGACAGCAAGGTCAATGGGTAAGTAAGCATGCAGAGAACCGTAGCGCGATCTCTATAATCCCTTGCTACAAAATTTTAACTGGCAACGAAGAGTTCGCTCTTGCAGCTTAATATCGAAGTATAGTAGATCAAGCGTTTTCCCGAAGATTTCAGTAGGGAAGCAAGATGTCCCACAAAAGCCCTGTTCTGCGGCGTTTGATTCTGGGATATAGGAATGCAGGAATAAGGCTTTAGATGCTTCGGCTAAAGCTCGAAAACCTTAGAAGATAAGCTGGAAGTTGGGTGTCTGCTCTCTGCCTCCAGTCGAAAACCAATAGCAGAATAAGCATGTAGAAATCTTATGTATTGCTTGTTTGGACGAGGGTTCGAATCCCTCCAACTCCACTAAAAAAAAGAGAAAATGTAATTTGCATTTTCTCTTTTTGTTTCTGAGATTACTCTCTTACCGCGAGCATCTCGCTCGTAACCAAATCAAGAAACTACTGCGGTATTAACCTTCCGGATACTTACTAAAAAACAACACACATCACACCCTCAAAATCACTACTTTTACATTTTAATCAAACTTAAATTCCCGCTAAATCAGGATTTTGTACACACCTGAAATAAAACCCCGTAAAATGCTTAACCCAAGGGATCAACATATACAACCGATAGCAGGGCTTCAGCCTTACATCCGTCATTTCGGAATGCTGGAGGATGATATTCCGTGCGGTGAAACAAAGGCTTTTAAAATAATTGCTGACGGTTGTCCGGGACTAATTTTCCAGGAAAATACCAATAGTTTTTTAGATAACAACGGAAATAAGCTGCCACAGCTTTTTATACACGGTTTAACATCATCCAACTCGCAAAAAACAGCCACAGGAAAATACCGTAATATAGGTGTTTACTTCCAGCCGACTGCCATAAAAGCCATTTTCGGCATTGATGCCCATGAACTGACAGATCGTTATCTTGATTTAAATGAGGTTATTAAAAATGACCTGGCGGACCAGCTTTTAAATGAGGATGAAACGGATAAGAGAATTGCCATCCTGTCTGACTTTCTTTTCCGTCAAATTGAAAAGAATAAATATCCTGAAAACAGGAAGTCTTCGTATGCCGTTGCCAAAATAAATACGGATAACGATGATGGACTAGCTGCAATCCAGTCAGATTTAAACCTGTCGGAACGTTCTTTGGAAAGGATTTTTAAAACGGATATCGGTATTTCACCCAAATTATTTTTCCGGATCTGCCGCTTTCAGGCTGCTCTTGACGGTGTTCGTAGCCGGACATTCAATTCTTTGACGGAAATTGCTTACCAGCATTCCTACGCAGACCAGTCTCATTTCATTCGTGAGTTCAGGGAATTTACAGGTGCTACGCCAAAACAGTTTTTAGCCTGCGCAAATGAGCAGGAACTCAATTTCCCGGAATGGAAACTTTAGCCTGTCGGTTTTGTTCTATTTTCCGTTTTTCCAGCCCGATACCTTTGGCCCTGTCATTAAAGATTAAAAAATGCAGAACAAGAAAATTACCGTATTCGGTGCCACAGGAAAAATAGGTTCGGAACTGATGGCCCTTTTATCAGCGGCAGGCATTGAAACCATTGCCGTAAGCCGTAACCCCGACAAAGCCATCCGGCTGCCTTGTGTACAATGGGTACAGGCAGATATGTCTTCCCGGGAAAGCCTGCACAAAACCATGGAAAATACCGACTCCGTCTTCCTTTTGTCGGGTCACAGTCCGGGTTTTTTGGAAGAACAATCCAACGTCATTTCCGTGGCCCGGGAGCTGGGCGTAAAGCATATCATAAAGCTGTCGTCAGCAGCGGCAGACAAAGATTCTCCCTTTTTAATTGCAAGGGTACACGGCGAAGTAGAAGAAATACTCAGGAATGTGGGTATTGCCCATACACTTCTCCGCCCAACAGGGATGATGCAGAACTGGCTGGGAGAACTGGCACATTCCGTGAAAACGGAAGGTAAAATCTATGACGCTACCGGCGAGGGTAAGCGTGCGTATGTGGATATCCGGGATATTGCGGAAGTAGCGTTCCGTATACTCTTGCAGCCGGAGCCGCATGCCGGCCATTCCTATTTTTTAACAGGTGGAACAGCGGTTAATTACGGTGAAGTAGCAGAAACCATCAGCCGCATAACCAACCAAAACGTTTCCTTTGTTTCCCTGAGCATAGAAGAGCTCCGGCAGCGGATGCAGCAACAAGGCAAACCTGAGTGGATCATCAATACCTTGCTGGCTTATACCCAATTGCAACGGGACGGCAAAACGGCAGCAGTAAGCACAGATGTGGAAACCGTGTTGCATCAACCCGCCCGGACCATAAACGACTTTTTCAGGGATTATAAAAATGCCTTTCTGAAATAAATGGCATTGTTCAGGCGAGGGTTTGAATCCCACTACTCCACTGAACAAAAAGAGAAAATGCAGTTTGCATTTTCTCTTTTTGTTTTCTCTGTTATGACTTAGCATATTTATTATAGAATGTATTGATATGCAATGATTAATTATTGATTATATGAGTTATCAAATTAATTTAAAATAAAATTATAATACGTCAACCTTTGACGTTACTGGAATTTAGTTTTGTTTTTAGGAATATTTAAAAAGAATATTAATAATAAATAAAACTTATGAAACAATTTGATGATGAATGGAGCGATGGCCTCTCGGAGTTCAAAGTCGTTTCCATAGATGATTTAAACAATGGAATATTAGGGAAAGGAATAGACCCTTTTGAAGGGATAAGAACCAATAAAACATTTGATGAAATCTCCAATGAATATGCATTAAGTACACCTTTTGGAAAAAAGAGCACCTTTTATAAACCTACTCCGGAAGACTATGATGCATTATCTAAAGATTTTTATATCGGCGGGATCAACTATGAACTTCTTGCAAAAGATTTAAAAGAAAAGTTAGGACTAATAAATAACTTCTTGTTTGAGCCAGAAAAGTATTTATTGGAAGATAAAACCATTTATGCTGGCTCATCTTCATTTGGCACTCCTGTATTCAGTAGGATTAAAAATAACAAACCCTTTGTATATAAAAAGAATGATACAGAAATACAGGCTATTTTCGATTTATCCAAACTGAATACCAGAAAGAATGTATTGAGTAACTTTTACAATTTTGGGATTTATTTTGACAACTACAAAGTAATATATAATCTTAACTTTATCTATAAAGACGGAGAAGATAAAAAATTTCAAGATACAGAAACTAAACAAACATCTAATCCTGCCGACTTTAAGTTAAATGATGAATATATAGCTATTAAATTATTTACATCAAACGTTGACACATTTGTAGAGTTTTTAAGAATTGTTAAAGGAAATTCTAATGCAGAGTCAGTAAAAAAATCGATAATTAGATATTATCAATATTTCTTTGCAACCGCCAAAGGCAATCCTGATATTATTGACGGTTTATATGAAAATATTCCTGATTTTGTTTTAGAAACTCTTACCGATGAAATGCTTTGGAAAGATTTTGTTTCTCTTTCTGAAAAAGCTATTGATACATCTGATACTAATGAAAACCGTTCAGTCATTAATCTGCTGAAAGGTGTAAAAAATGCAAATTGGTGGTTCAATCAAATTAACCATAATCCTAACTCTGTCCGCAAAGTTTTTGAAAAAGTCAGCAATAGATATATTGAAGAATTAATAGTAGCTTTTTCAAGAATTGGTTTAAAAAACTGGACGAATAAAGAACTTGAGCAGGCTTGGAAATTTGATCTTGACTATGAAAAATATAAACCTTCTGATGGAGTTAATGATCCATATATAAGATATAC is part of the Chryseobacterium camelliae genome and encodes:
- a CDS encoding HPF/RaiA family ribosome-associated protein; protein product: MKITVQSIGLTPHEPLETHIDKKVTKLETFYDKIHECKVFLKVENTSDRANKTAEVILAVPGEDIVVKKTSTTFEESLDLCVDAAKKLLIKKKEMA
- a CDS encoding tyrosine-type recombinase/integrase gives rise to the protein MLDKFLEYLQLEKRYSPHTITSYKKDLEDFSRFCLETESSEDLKAVNKKVIRNFIVELSEKDISKRSINRKLSSLRSFYLFLLKIGEITVSPAEGIASLKFYPEKQIPISEEEMVTLGNRISEGGYDILDQCIIEVLYQTGMRKAELCGLIFEHVDLDGCMMKILGKGNKQRMVPISESLASLLRKYLLVRQPQEEYASCFFVNGKGKKLTEKFVYLVVNKYLSLITSKQKKSPHILRHSFATHVLDNGAEISKVKNILGHSSLASTQVYTNANIEQLKKVFNKAHPRASKKDEL
- the rpsU gene encoding 30S ribosomal protein S21, which codes for MLIIPVKDGESIDRALKKYKRKFDKTGTVRQLRARQQFVKPSVTLRQARLKAAHKQRELSKEEQA
- a CDS encoding AraC family transcriptional regulator; the protein is MLNPRDQHIQPIAGLQPYIRHFGMLEDDIPCGETKAFKIIADGCPGLIFQENTNSFLDNNGNKLPQLFIHGLTSSNSQKTATGKYRNIGVYFQPTAIKAIFGIDAHELTDRYLDLNEVIKNDLADQLLNEDETDKRIAILSDFLFRQIEKNKYPENRKSSYAVAKINTDNDDGLAAIQSDLNLSERSLERIFKTDIGISPKLFFRICRFQAALDGVRSRTFNSLTEIAYQHSYADQSHFIREFREFTGATPKQFLACANEQELNFPEWKL
- a CDS encoding SDR family oxidoreductase produces the protein MQNKKITVFGATGKIGSELMALLSAAGIETIAVSRNPDKAIRLPCVQWVQADMSSRESLHKTMENTDSVFLLSGHSPGFLEEQSNVISVARELGVKHIIKLSSAAADKDSPFLIARVHGEVEEILRNVGIAHTLLRPTGMMQNWLGELAHSVKTEGKIYDATGEGKRAYVDIRDIAEVAFRILLQPEPHAGHSYFLTGGTAVNYGEVAETISRITNQNVSFVSLSIEELRQRMQQQGKPEWIINTLLAYTQLQRDGKTAAVSTDVETVLHQPARTINDFFRDYKNAFLK